In one Betta splendens chromosome 14, fBetSpl5.4, whole genome shotgun sequence genomic region, the following are encoded:
- the LOC114869102 gene encoding stromal interaction molecule 1-like gives MGCVCAWLVCVCVMCACVEAQNGSIQDDGATLDHHHLVTNGNAASDLCVIDQQLCEDENLLLSFEAICSIHKMMDDDADGSVDTTETDEFLREDLKYKDPKAKHSSFHRADLLISVEDMWRSWKSSDVYNWTEQQLEDWLLSSVELPQYVETFRTQQLNGKALPRLAVKNTTLTLTVLKISDRSHAQKLQLKALDIVLFGPPVGQQNLWKDLVLGLSILMALGGCWFAYVQNRKTKEDLGKFMKDLDGLQKAEQSLLDLQDKLQKAQEEQRCVQVEKVKVEEQLRNEINSAKREAQRLQHLRQGTESERSRQRYAEEELEQVRMALKKAERELESRTCWMAPEALQKWLQLTHEIEVQYYNIKKQSAEWQLLQAKEGAEKIKKKRSSLFGTFHVAHSSSLDDVDHKILSAKQALAEVTGALREKLHRWQQIEALTGFCLVNNPGLGSLAAALKLDPSFLGLHPPTPQHLLLSDDLDDMDEDILSHGTLQYAAWQMDRRVSDLWPLSGIADSQSPWKHSAQSLTPPRQRLEDAALTFTSQRDITKCCDSDSSLPLSQSKSRGLYSSKPFLLSSRLQTLQSQGRGSGHGGLEKSSSLGELRGSTAGVLGSASSTRSLCVTSDVAHGPVAFSSSASSSSSSSSRGTILQARRSPLEVDGGDEPESSSSRRRSTFTKIFKKKQGRH, from the exons atgggctgtgtgtgtgcatggctggtgtgtgtgtgtgtgatgtgtgcgtgtgtggaggcCCAAAATGGATCCATTCAAGACGACGGCGCTACCCTGGACCACCATCACCTGGTTACCAATGGCAACGCAGCCTCAG ATCTCTGCGTCATCGACCAGCAGCTTTGTGAGGACGAGAACTTGCTGCTGAGCTTCGAGGCGATTTGCAGCATCCATAAAATGATGGATGACGACGCCGACGGCAGCGTGGACACGACAGAGACGGACGAG TTTCTCAGGGAGGACCTGAAGTATAAAGACCCCAAagccaaacacagcagcttccaCCGAGCCGACCTGCTCATCAGCGTGGAGGACATGTGGAGAAGCTGGAAGAGCTCCGACG TGTACAACTGGACGGAGCAGCAGTTGGAGGACTGGCTGCTCAGCAGCGTGGAGCTTCCTCAGTACGTGGAAACCTTCAGGACACAGCAGCTGAACGGGAAGGCCTTACCCAG GCTGGCTGTGAAGAACACCACACTGACGCTGACCGTGTTGAAGATTTCAGACAGAAGTCACGCTCAGAAGCTTCAGCTCAAAGCTCTGGACATTGTTCTGTTCGGACCAcctgtgg GGCAGCAGAACCTGTGGAAGGACCTGGTTTTGGGTTTGTCCATTCTCATGGCTCTGGGTGGCTGCTGGTTCGCCTACGTCCAGAACAGGAAGACCAAAGAAGACCTCGGGAAGTTCATGAAGGACCTGGACGGTCTGCAGAAAGCTGAGCAGAGTCTGCTGGACCTGCAGGACAA ACTGCAGAAGGCTCAGGAGGAgcagcgctgcgttcaggtggagaaggtgaaggtggaggagcagctgagaaaTGAGATCAACTCAGCCAAACGGGAAGCTCAGCGGCTCCAACACCTGCGTCAGGGAACCGAGAGCGAGCGGAGCCGGCAGAGAtatgctgaggaggagctggagcag GTCCGCATGGCGCTGAAGAAGGCGGAGCGGGAGCTGGAGTCCCGGACCTGCTGGATGGCGCCGGAGGCGCTGCAGAAGTGGCTGCAGCTGACGCACGAGATCGAAGTCCAGTACTACAACATCAAGAAACAGAGCGCAgagtggcagctgctgcaggccaaGGAGGGG GCAGAGAAAATCAAGAAGAAGAGGAGTTCTCTGTTCGGGACGTTCCACGTGGCTCACAGTTCTTCGCTGGACGACGTCGACCACAAGATCCTCTCTGCCAA ACAGGCCCTGGCTGAGGTGACGGGGGCGCTGAGGGAGAAGCTGCACCGGTGGCAGCAAATCGAGGCTCTGACCGGTTTCTGTTTGGTTAATAATCCGGGTCTTGGGTCTCTGGCTGCCGCACTCAAGTTGGACCCGTCCTTCCTCGGCCTGCATCCTCCGACGcctcagcacctcctgctcTCTGACGACCTGGATGACATGGATGAGGACATCCTGTCTCACGGGACTCTGCAGT ACGCAGCGTGGCAGATGGACCGGCGAGTGAGCGACCTCTGGCCTTTAAGTGGCATCGCAGACAGCCAGTCGCCATGGAAACATTCTG CTCAGAGTCTGACGCCTCCACGGCAACGGCTTGAAGATGCTGCTCTGACCTTCACCTCTCAGAG ggaCATCACCAAATGCTGCGACTCAGACTCATCCCTACCTTTGTCTCAGAGCAAATCCCGAGGCCTGTACAGCTCCAAGCCCTTCCTCCTGTCATCCAGGCTCCAAACCCTCCAGAGCCAGGGCCGCGGCAGTGGCCACGGAGGCCTGGAGAAGAGCTCCAGCCTCGGGGAGCTGAGGGGCAGCACCGCTGGTGTTCTCGGAtccgcctcctccacccgtTCCCTCTGCGTCACGTCCGACGTCGCCCACGGCCCGGTCGCCTTCTCGTCCTCTGCCTCGTCCAGCTCTTCGAGCAGCAGTCGGGGAACCATCCTCCAGGCCAGGAGAAGCCCGCTGGAGGTGGATGGTGGGGATGAGCCGGAGTCGTCCAGCAGCCGGAGAAGAAGCACTTTTACCAAGATATTCAAGAAGAAGCAGGGACGTCACTGA
- the rhogb gene encoding ras homolog family member Gb: MQTIKCVVVGDGAVGKTCLLISYTTGAFPKEYIPTVFDNYSSQVTVDGRIISLNLWDTAGQEEYDRLRTLSYPQTNIFIICFSISSPASYENVKHKWHPEVSHHCPGVPILLVGTKSDLRADAEIQKKLKDQNQTAVTHQQGTALARQIQAVRYLECSALNQDGIKDVFTEAVRAFLNPQPSVTKKACVLL; this comes from the exons ATGCAGACTATAAAGTGTGTGGTTGTAGGTGATGGTGCCGTGGGGAAGACCTGTCTCCTCATCTCCTACACCACTGGAGCTTTTCCCAAAGAATACATCCCCACTGTGTTCGACAACTACAGCAGCCAG gtgACAGTGGACGGCAGGATCATCAGTCTGAACCTGTGGGACACGGCGGGTCAGGAGGAGTACGACCGGCTGAGGACGCTGTCCTACCCACAGACcaacatcttcatcatctgcttctccatctccagccCGGCCTCCTACGAGAATGTCAAACACAAGTGGCatccagag GTGTCTCACCACTGTCCCGGCGTTCCCATCCTCCTAGTGGGTACAAAGAGCGACCTCCGAGCCGATGCGGAGatccagaagaagctgaaggaccagaaccagacagccGTCACCCACCAACAGGGCACCGCTCTTGCCCGGCAGATCCAAGCCGTGCGCTACCTGGAGTGCTCTGCCCTCAACCAGGACGGCATAAAGGATGTGTTCACTGAGGCCGTGAGAGCCTTCCTCAACCCACAGCCCAGCGTGACCAAGAAGGCCTGTGTCCTGCTGTAG